DNA from Nitriliruptor alkaliphilus DSM 45188:
CGAGCAGATCCAGCACGAACTCACGGGGACGGGCTGACCGCGCCGCAGCGCCTCCGCCTCGAGCCGCGCGGCGTACTGCCGCCTCCAGCGCCACAGCGTCGCCATCCGCGCGAGACCCGCTTGCGGCAACGCCAGTGCACCGCTCGTCCGCTCGACCCGCAGGACGGACCCCTCGTCCAACCGACCGACGAAGGTCGCGTTGCGCTGGTAGCTGATAGGAGAACGCGTCGTCGTGGTCGTGGACGGTTACGCAGGCGCGCCCCGGCCGGAGCAGTCCGGCGGCTGCGGGCGGCAGGTCCAGTGAGATGCCGTCGGACCGCCCTGGCCGTTCGGGAACGGCTGATCGCCCTGCGCAACGGAGCCGTGGTTGGTCCAGACGGACCTCTCGGCGGAGGCTGGTGCCGAGCTCCGAATCCCAACTCGACGTTCGTGCCGGCCGACCCTCCTGAGGGTCGCAGCCACCCCCTTGGCATCAAGCGGCCAGCGGGAAGGGCTCCGACCGGTCCTCCGAGCGGCCGCCTGACGTCGTCCGCGAACCTCTGCAGCCGGTCTGCAGCCGCGCTGCCGCCATCCTGCGTCCGTCGTCGTGGAGATTTGGTGGTGTCACGACGTACGAGGAGGTGGATCGTGGCACTGCTGGATCACTATCGACCGTCGACCGAGCAAGAGACCCCCGAGCAGCCGCGTCGGGTACGCGGATGGCTGGTGGGAGTGGTAGTCGCCATGGCACTGGTCGTCGTGGGCGTCGCCTGGTTCTCCCCTGGTGGGGACGGCGGCCAGGGTGACACCCGGACCCGCGACGAGATCACGAAGGAACTGGAGAACCTCGGCTACATCCCCAAGCCACCGGCTGCCACCGACGCAGGAGGCTTGGATCAGGACGCCGCGGTGCGTGACCTGGTGAACAGGGGCCTGATCCCCCGCGAGACCCTCGGAGGAGGATGAGGCGTCAGATCGCACCTACGAGGTGGCCTAACCGCCGCCACCGGGATCCTCGATGGCATCGAGCCGCTCGAGGATCCCATCGAGCGTCTCTGGGCCGCCTGCGATGTAGTCGACCATCGCAGCCCAGAACGGCTTGGTGCCGAGCCAGGGCGGCATCAGATCGGAGCCGTCGAACCGGAGGCGGTCCCTGTCGCGCGCCTGGAGCATCTCGGCTGCCGCGACGCGGCGCCACTCGTCCGGGTAGCGCGCCACGTCGAACTGGCTGTTGGCGGCGAGGAACCCGGGGTGTGTGACGAACGCCTGGCCGTAGTCGGGGCTGGCCAGGTAGCGCACCAGGGCCCGGACCTCCGGACGATCCGTGTACACCAGGGCCGACTCCCCACCAACGATCATCGCCTCCCGCAGACCGCTCCCGAACCCGGAGATCGGGAAGGCGGAGATGTCGTGGCCCACCTCCGTCCCAGGCGGGAAGGCCAACGCCATCGAGCTCGCCTGGCGGTGGAGCCAGCATCCCGGCGGATCATCGAGTAGCGGCTGGATCCCCGCCCAGAACGGTGTGGTTAGCGCCGCGCTCGGCCCGCCCCGGACGTAGCCCTCGGTGAACATCAGTTGCCCCAGGCGTTCGAACGCGGTTCGGACGCGCACGTCCTGGAACGGGATCTCACGAGCCACCCACGCGTCGTACACCTCGGGGCCGCGTTCGGCGAGCAGGAGGTGTTCGATCCAGTCGGTCGCTGGCCAGCCCGACGCGTCACCGGACTCCTCGGCGAAGCACCACGGCGTGTCGCCGTCCGCCACGATGCGGTCGCTGAGACTTATCAGGTCGTCCCAGGTGGCCGGGACCTCGTAGCCGGCCTCGGCGAAGCGACGTGGTGAATACCAGATCAATGACTTGACGACGACGTCGAGCGGCAGCGCGTACAGCGTCCCGTCGGCGGACGGAAAGGCGCCGTCGTGGCCGATGGTCGCGAGCGACGCGAGGTAGAGCCCGTAGTCGGCGACCACCTGCTCACGGTCCAGGTAGCGTCCGAGATCCATCAGTAGGCCCGCGGCCGCCTCGGTCGCGATCTGTCCTGGTTGTGGGATCAGGGCGACGTCTGCGCCCCTGCCCAGCTCGCCGGCCGCCATCCTGATATCCAGATTCGTGTCCTCGGTGTAGATCGTCTGGACGCCCGTGGCCGCGGTGAACGACTCGAGCTCCCGGCGCAGCAGATCCGCATCGAGTTCGGTTCGGAGTCCGACGACCCGGACCGTCGTCCCCTCGAGCGTCTCGCTACCTTCCGTTGTCTTCGTTGTGGCGGGAAGATCAGCCCATGGTTCGTGAGGGAGCGGCTCCGGGCACTCGCCACCTGGCAGGAACGTTCGACATTCCTCGGCGGTGAGCTGCCGGGTCACGTTGCCCATGGCAAGCTGCACGAGTTCCGCGACGGGAAGGTCGTACGCACCGCGCGGCCCTTCCGTCCCGATGAGCAGCAGCACCTGACCGTCACGGACCGGGTACTGGACTCGAAGTTCCTGCAGGCCCCAGTGGAGCGCCTCGACCGTTTCCGTCGGCAGCGCCTGGTCCCGCACGGTCGCCACCGCTACGGCGTGCAACGCGAGCAGGAGGCTCAGCTCCGGGTCTCTCCCGGCTTCGGCGACCGCGGCGAACGACAGCTGCCGCACCAGGCTCTCGCTGGTCGCTGCGATCACCGCCGTGCGTTGGCGTTCGGCTTCCTGCGCCTGCCGGAACGCGAACAGCGTCAGTGCGGTCGTGACCGCGACGAGCAGTGCGAGCACACCCACGCCTGCCCGCAGACGCATGACAGCACGACGTTCCAGCAGGCGTTCCCGTTCGACCCTCGCGGCCTCCCGACGCTCCTCCTCCTCACGCCGCTGCAGGGATGCCGCAAGGAACCGGGCGGCGGTCGAAGTCGTCCCGAGGTCGGTGTGTTCGGCCCACTCCTCGAACAGACGTAGCCTGGAGCCGGTGAGCAGGTAGTCAGGCGACGAACCTGCGGCCGTCCAGTCCTGCGCCGCCCGCTCGAGCTCCAGTGTCATCCGGATGTCGGCACGCGCCTCCTCGATCCACCGGACGCAACGCGGCCACTCGCGCAGCACGGCCTCGTGTGCCACCTCAACGGTCGCCCTGCCGGAGACCGGGTCGCGGTCGTACGCGAGCAGCCGGCCTACGACCAGCGTCTCGAGGGCTTCCTGCGTGGCCATGTCGGCGACGTCCGGTAGGGACAGCTGGTCGAGTAGCGCGATGCGCCGGGTGGCCTCTCCGACCTCGTCCAGCGTCACCAGGCGGAGCATCAGGCGACGGGCCGCCTCCCTCCCCTCGTCGGTCAGCGACGAGTACCGCGCCTCGGCGCGACGGGCGAAGGTGCCCTGGATGCCGCCGGCCTCCTGCAGCGCCGTGTGGGTCAGGGTGCGTCCGTCCGCGTGATCGGTGAGCTCGGTGAGGACGAACTGGAGCAACGGTAGGGACGCTGGCTGGCGTGCCGACTCCGCGACGAGGTCGGCGACCAGCTCCGGTTCGACCATGAGCCCGACGGCCTGGGCGGGGCGGACGACGGCCGCCTGCAGCTCGGCCGATGTGAGCGGAGGAACGCTCACCACCCCATCAACGAGAAGGCCGGCCAGCTCCGGTTGGCGCAGCGCCGTGTCGTAGAAGTCGCCGCGGAGCGTCACGACGACGACGAGCTGTCCATGCGGGTCCTCGACGGCCTCGCGGAGGTTGCGGAGGAAGCGGCCTGCCGTGTCGGTTGGGGCGGTGCTCGTCAGCAGCTCCTCGAACTGATCGATCACGAGGAGCAGGTCGGTGTGTTCGTCAGGTACGAGCGTCAGGACGGCACGAAGCAGGTCGAGGTCGTCGTCGCCCGTGACTTGGACGGGTGCTGCAGCGTCCTGCGCCGCCCTCGTGAGAGCGGCCTCAAGCTGTGCGAAGGGATGCGTCCCTGGTGTCATCCTCGCTGCGAGCCTCGCGCGGCCGGAAGCCGACTCGCGGACGGCCGGGATCAGGCCGGCGAGAGCGACGGAGGACTTCCCGGATCCGCTGGGACCGACGAGCGCTAGGAACCGCGTACCGGCGTCGAGCCGCCCGAGCAGGTCGGCGACGAGTGCCTCGCGTCCGAAGTAGTCGGCGGTGTCGGTCTCGGAGAACGCCCGGAGACCCTTGTAGGGGTTGCGTACCGGCCCGAGATCTTCCGAACGGACGGGACCGGTAGTCGGCGCCGCTGCCAGGGCGGGGTCGTGGCGCAGCATCTGTTCGTGCAGTCGCCGCAGCTGCTCCGAGGGCTCGATGCCGAGCTCGTCCGCGAGGAGCTGACGGCAGCGCTGGAAGGCGTCCAGCGCCTCTGCCTGCCGGTCCGACCGATACAGGGCCAGCATCAGCTGGCCCCACGCCCGCTCGCGCAGCGGATGGGCGTCGACGTGTGCACGCAGGTCCGCGATCAGGTGGGTGGCGCGACCGAGCACCAACCCCACCTCGAAGCGATCCTCAATCGCCGCCAGGCGTGCTTCGCCGAGGCGCCACGCGTAGGCGGCCACCTCACTGTCGTCGACGCCGATGTCTGACAGTGGCGCGCCCCTCCACAGCGTCAGGGCCTCGGTGAGCCGGTCCCACGCCGCGACGGGATCGCTGACGGCGAGCTGACGTCCGGTGTCGGCCAGCACTTCGAACCGTCGAGCGTCGAGCTGCTCCGGGGCCACGCGCAGGAGGTAGCCGCCAAGGGTCGCCTCGATGCGCTGGTCCCCGAGGATCCGGCGCAGGCGCGATACGTACGTCTGCAGCGACTTGCGCGCGGTCGCTGGCGGGTCGTCGCCCCACACGAGGTCGATCAGCGCATCGGTCGATACGGCCTCACCCGCGTGGATGACGAGACCGGCGAGGACCGATCGCTGTCGCCGACCCCCGAGCGCCACGGGCCGACCGGCGTCGACCACCCCGAGCGGTCCGAGGACCCGGATCTCCATCTACCGAGCTTACGCCTGTTCCACGTTGCCGTCCGTTGGTACCGCGGGACCCGGCGCGGTCGCGGGACCGTCGCCCCCGCCGTCGGGCCAGTACCCGGCGCAGTTCAGGCGCGGAGGACGTTCGCGAAGATCTGCCAGGCGAGGAGCGACTTCGCGACGAGGCTGAGCACGATGTAGGGCGCGCTCGCCGTAGAGGCAGTTGCGCCATGGGTCGATCCGCCTCTACTGCAGCCTCTGCTTCACGCCGAAGCTCCAGAACAGCGCGAACAGTGAGACGTAGATCGCGTACACGAACCCGGGTGGCTCGGCGCCGCCGAGCAGGTGGTAAGCGATCGCCATCCAGGGCACCAGCCCGATCAGAGTGACGAACCAGAACGCCATGTCGTCACCGGGCTCATGGTCGGTCTCCTGCAGCCAACCGAAGAGGATTATGGCGCTGTTGGCCGCGAACAGGCCGACCAGAGGAGCGAGGTTCGAGATGCCGACGAGCGGTGGCGGAAGCTGACGGTGGACGGTTTGCGGCGGGCGGCCTGGTCGGCGAGGCACTCCTCGTGCCTGTTGTCCGAGCGGATCGAGCACCCGCGCAGCGGGCGAGGTCGGCCAGCTGCCTGTCCGAGTCGAGCTAGCTCGCGATCGTCTTCGGGGCGAGGTTGCGGGCCCGCATGGCGCGCTTACCAGGACGCCAGCTGGACGTCGATGGGGAGGTGCGGCCGGTCGCTCATGGCGAAGGTTGTCCGCTCGCGAGCGCTGTGCCCCCGGCAGGAGTCGAACCTGCGACCTACCGCTTAGGAGGCGGTTGCTCTATCCGCTGAGCTACAGGGGCGGGTACGCCGGGCGAGTCGCCGGGAGGGGGACCCGTGGAACCCCCAGGGCCGGGCGCTGCTGGCTCTCCGACGCGTGCCTCGACAGGGCGGTCAGCGTAGCGGCGGAGTGGGCGACCACTTCCAGCCCGCGGCGACCCAGGATGCGCGTCGGCCCGGCGCGCGCTCCGGTCGAAGTTCGTGGGCGTCACCCGCGCGTCGCCTCATCGGTGCTCCGAGCGGGCTGGCACATCCGCATCGCGCCACAGGTCGTGGCCCAGTCATCGAGGATGTGGTGGACGACCCGGACTGGGTCTCGTGGCGGTGGGTGACCGGGCTCGCTGGCGCGCTCACGATCCTGGGGGCTTGGCTGTTCAGCTTCGGTTCGGTGGCGTGGCTACCCGTGCCGATGCTCGTCGCACTGGCCGTGCCGCGACTCTGCTACGGGCCGGGTCTGCCGATCTCGCTGCCGGTGCTGGTGGCCAGAACGTCCCGGCGATGGTCCTCGCGGGTTGGTCGTGCGTGATGCGGTGACGATCGGTGAGTTGAGCGACCTCGTCGAAGCCGCCGCCGCAGGGGTCGTCCTGGTGGCTGGTGTCGGCCACGGGCTCTGGATGGGTCGCGAGCGGGGAGCCGTCGCGGGAACGGGAGTCGCCCTCGCGGGTTGGTGCGGCGCGCTGGTGGTCAGCGGATCTTCCTCATCGGCTTCGCCGGCATGCCGCTCCTCGACGGCGAGTCGGTCGCCCAGGCGTCCGCCGTGCTGGCGAGCGCGCCGGTGGGGCTCCCCGTCGCGTGGTCGATCAAGCGCTCAGCTCGCCGACAGGAGCGCCGCCACCGCGTAGCGCCGAGCGCGCGGCCGAGATCGCAGCCTCCGGTTCGGTCCCGTCGCTAGCGTCAACCGTCCGCTTCCGGAGGAGCGCCCCGTGCCGTCGACCTGGAACCTGAGCCGGAGCTACGACAGCGAGCAGGGCGAGATCCGCTGGGACGTGCACGGTGAGGGGCCACCCGTCGTGCTCGTCCACGGCACGCCGTTCTCGTCCTTCGTCTGGCGCGAGGTCGCCGCCGGGCTGGCTCGCCGGCACACCGTGTACGTGTGGGACCTCGCCGGCTACGGCCAGAGCGAACAGCGCGAGGGGCAGGACGTGTCGCTGGCGGCGCAGGGACGGATCCTCGCCCGCCTCCTCGACCACTGGGACCTCGATCGGCCCCACCTGGTGGCGCACGACTTCGGTGCCGCGGTCGCGTTGCGTGCCCACCTGCTCGAGGGCGCGCGGTACAGCTCGCTGGTGCTCGCCGACGCGGTGGCACTCGCCCCGTGGGGCACCGGGTTCTTCCAGCTCGCGACCGAGCACGCCGAGACGTTCGCGGCGCTGCCCGATCCGGTCCACGAAGGTCTGCTGCGCGGCTACATCGGCTGGGCGGCCACCCGCCCCCTGCCCGCCGACGTGCTCGACCGGTTGGTCGCGCCGTGGACGGGCCCCACGGGGAAAGCCGCGTTCTACCGCCAGATCGTGCAGAACGATCAACGCCTGACCGACGAGGTGGAACCCCGCTACGACGAGCTGGCCGACCTGCCCACCCTGATCCTCTGGGGCGAGCGGGACGCGTGGCTCCCCATCGCCCAGGGTCGCGAGCTGCACGCACGGATCCCCGGCAGCCGGCTGCGGACGTTCGCCGACGCCAACCACCTGCTCCAGCACGACGCCCCGACCGAGGTGACCGCCGAGCTCACCGCGTGGCTGGAGGAACAGGCCACACGGTGAGCTCGGGTGGTCAGGCGGCGGCGGACCTGCGCCACGCGCCGGTCGCGGCCGCGTCCGTGACGTAGGCGGCGAAGTCGCGCGGCGGCCGGCCGAGCACGTCCTGGACGCCGCTCGCGAGGTGGGCGCTCCGGCCGTCGCGGAGCAGGTCCAGGACGCCGAGGATGACCTCGGCGTCCTCCTCCCGGTAGCCGTCGGCGATCAGTTCGCGTCGGTAGATGTCGGCATCGACCTCCTCGTAGGTCACCGGCACACCCCCGGACGCAGCGATGATCGTGGCTGCGTCTCGGAAGGAGAGCACGCGAGGGCCGGACAGTTCGATGGCCTGGCCCTCGAACGCGTCGCTGGTCAGCGTCGCCGCAGCGACCTCGGCGATGTCGCCGGCGTCGATGAAGGGGTCGCGCAGGTCGCCAGCGGGCAGCCGCAGGACGCCCCGACGGATGGCCGGCTCGAAGACGTCCTCGGTGAAGTTCTGCGCGAACCACGTCGGGCGCAGCCGGGTCGTGGCCGTCCCGACCTCGGTGACGGCCGACTCGATCGCGGTGAACAGTTCCATGCCCGGCTGCCCGATGCCGCGTGCCGACAGGAGCACCTGGCGTCGGACGCCGAGCTCGGCGGCGCGCGTCGCCAGCCGCCCGAACGTCCCGACCGGGTCGGCCAGCGGGAAGGGGACGACGAGGTAGAGGCTCGTGGCGCCGCGCAGGGCGTCGGCCCAGGTCGTCTCGTCCTCAAGGTCGAACGGGGTCGACGACCGACGGGACAGCGGACGTGCCGCGGTGCCGCGAGCCGCCAGCTGGGCGAGCACACGACGGCCGGTCTTCCCGGTCGCGCCGGTCACCGCGACGAGGTCGTCGGTGTGGGAGGAGGGTGGGTTCGTGGTCACGGGGAGCCTCTCGGGTCGGGAGGCCGTAGGCTGCACCTTCACACCGTGTCAAGGTCAAGCGCGCCGCCGGAAGGCGGCCGCGGGGAGGTCACCGACGTGCTGATCGGCGAGCTCAGCGAACGCACCGGCGTGTCCACCCGGATGCTGCGCTACTACGAGAAGGAGGGTCTCCTCGTCCCGCGTCGCGCCGCCAACGGCTACCGCGTCTACGAGGAGGAGGACGTCGAGGTCGTCGCCGGTCTGCGCTGCCTCCACGACCTCGGGCTCGATCTGCGCACCTCCGCCGAGCTGGCCCGGCTCGGGTGCGGTCTGGGGGCACCTCCCGGCTCGGAGGATCGCGGTGCGGTGGTGCGCGCCATCGACGCGCAGCTCGCCGCCATCACCTCCCGCCGCCGCGAACTGGACGCCATGGCCGCGACCCTGGACGACCTGCGTGGTCAGCTCACGTCGCAGGGGGTGTAGGTGACCGGCTCGCTCGAGACGTTCCTCAGCACGGCCGAGGTTCACGACGCAGTGTTCTCGCTGCGCCCCGACTACCGCGCCATGCTCGTGGTGGCCGACGGCTTCGATGCCGGTCCGAGCGACGCCGCGAGCGAGGACGCGCTGCAGGCAGGGGAGGCAGCGGCCCGTGCCGCGCTGCGGGACCGGCCCGTGACCGAGGTGCCCCATGTCGCCGCCTGGCGTGAGGCCTACCGCGCCTTCGGTGCCAAGCCGCAGCGCACCCGCAACAGCCTCGAGGCCATGATGCGTCGCGCCGAGGCTGGCTTGCCGCGGATCAACCGGCTCACCGACCTCTACAACGCGGTCTCGGTCCTGCACCAGGTGCCGGTCGGCGGCGAGGATCTCGACCGCTACCGCGGCGCGCCGCGGCTGGTGCGCGCCACGGGCGAGGAACCGTTCGACACCGTGGCCGACGGCGCTGCGGTGGTCGAACACCCCGAGGTCGGCGAGGTGGTGTGGTGTGATGAGGCCGGCGTGACCTGCCGCCGTTGGAACTGGCGGCAGGCGACCCGGACCCAGCTGAGCGAGGCGACCACCTCCGCGTTGTTCATCCTCGACGCCCTCGGCCCGATGAGCGACGAGGCGTTGGACGCAGCGACCGATGACCTGACCGATCGCCTGACCCGACTCGGTCCCGACGTCAGCGTGTCGTCCCGGCTCCTGGCGCAGTAGGTCGGGTGTCCCGCGACGTGGTGGCGACGTCACGCGGCCTTCGATCGCCGAGCACCTCCGCGGCGCCGATCGCGAGGCGGGCGCTCCGGCCGTCGCGGAGCAGGTCGAGGACCTCGAGCGTCAGACCCAGTCGAAGAAGGTCCGCAGGACCCGTCTCCAGAGCGGGTCCCTCCTGCGTCGGTAGCCCTTCAACCCTTCGCCTTCCGTGGTGTGACGTGTTCGCCGCGACCGGACGTCCCGAACGCCAGGTCCCGACGTCCGGGTGTCGACCCGGCTCCCCGCAGGGTACGTGTGAGAGGTCCGCGACCACGGAGCTCGACGTGACCGACGCGACCGACGTGCAGGCCTTCGAGGACGGCTCGGCCGAGGACCGCGAACTGCTCGGCGGCAAGGGCGCCAACCTCGCCGAGATGGTCGGCCTCGGCCTGCCGGTCCCGCCGGGGTTCACCGTCACCACCGAGGCGTGCCGCGAGTACCTGCGGACCGGGGAGCTCGCCGACGACCTCTGGGAGCGCATCGAGCACCAGGTCGATGCCCTCGAGGAGAAGATGGGCCGCACCCTCGGTGACGTCGAGGCCCCCCTGCTGGTGTCGGTGCGTTCCGGGGCGCCGGCCTCGATGCCGGGGATGATGGACACCGTGCTGAACCTCGGGATCGGCAGCGTCGCCGAGGAGGGGCTGGCCGCCGAGACCGACGAACGCTTCGCCCGGGACGCCCACCGTCGGTTCGTGGAGATGTTCGGCGAGATCGTGCTCGGCATCGACGCCGACGCGCTCGCCGGCGTCCGGGACGAGGTCGTGGCTGACGCGGGTGTCGACGACGCCTCCGAGCTGGACGCCGACCAGCTCGCCGATCTGATCGGGCGCGAGCGTGACCTGGTACGCGGGGAGACGGGCGAGGACCTCCCGGACGATCCGCGTGAGCAGCTCCGAGCTGCCATCGCGGCCGTGTTCGGATCGTGGGACAACGACCGTGCCCGCAACTACCGGCGCATGGAGGGCATCCCCGACGATCTCGGGACGGCGGTCAACGTCCAGGCGATGGTGTTCGGCAACCGGGGCCAGGACAGCGCCACCGGTGTCGCTTTCAGCCGTGACCCGTCGACCGGCGAGCCGCGCCCCTACGGCGACTGGCTCCGTGACGCGCAGGGTGAGGACGTGGTCGCCGGCATCCGGGCGACCGAGGACCTCGCCGACCTCGCCGACGAGATGCCCGAGATCCACGCGCAGCTGACCGACATCCTCCAGCGACTCGAGGAGCACTACCGCGACGTGCAGGACGTCGAGTTCACCGTCGAGGACGGCACGCTCTGGATCCTGCAGACCCGGACCGGCAAGCGCAGCGCCCAGGCGGCGCTGCGCATCGCGGTCGACCTGGTCGACGAGGGCGTGATCGACGAGGACGAGGCGGTGCGCCGGGTCTCGCCCGACGACATCGACCGTCTGCTGCACCCCCAGTTCGATCCGGAGGTGGACTACGAGGTGCTGACGACCGGCCTCGCTGCATCGCCCGGCGCGGCCAGCGGCGAGGTGGTCCTCACCGCGGACGAGGCGGCGCGTCGCGGGCGGGACGGCGACGCGGTCATCCTGGTGCGGATCGAGACCTCACCCGACGACGTGCACGGCCTGGACGCCGCGCGTGGCGTGCTGACGGCACGCGGCGGCCTCGTCAGCCACGCCGCGATCGTGGCACGCAGCCTCGGTAAGCCCGCCGTCTGCGGCGCCGACGAGGTCACCATCGACCTCGATGCGAAGACGTTCCAGGTCGGCGACGTCACCGTGTCGGAGGGCGAGGTCATCTCCCTCGACGGTGCCACCGGCGAGGTCGTGGTCGGCGAGGTCGACCTCGTCGAACCCCGGCCGGAGGAGCGGTTCCACCTGCTGCTGCGGTGGGCCGACGAGCGACGGCGCCTCGGGGTCCGCGCCAACGCCGACACCGCCGACGACGCGGCCACCGCCCGGGAGTTCGGCGCGGAGGGGATCGGCCTGTGCCGAACCGAGCACATGTTCCTCGGCGACCGCGTCCCGCTCGTCCGCCGGTTCGTCCTCGCGTCGGACGACGACGAGCGCACCGACGCCCTGCGCGAGCTCGAGTCCGTCCAGGAGGAGGACTTCGCCGCGCTGCTCGAGGCGATGGACGGGCTACCCGTGACCGTGCGGCTGCTCGACGCGCCGCTGCACGAGTTCCTCCCCGACACCGAGGAACTGGTCGCCGCGGACGCGACCGGTGACCTCGACGACGAGGGCGCGGCGCTGCTCGACGCGGTCCGCACCTGGGCCGAGGTCAACCCGATGCTCGGGACCCGGGCCGTCCGACTCGCCGTGCTGCACCCCGAGCTGTACCGCATGCAGGTCCGCGCGCTGGTCAAGGCTGCTGAGCGCCGTCGTGGCGACGGTGGTGACCCGCACGTACAGATCATGATCCCCCTCGTCATCAACGGCCCGGAGACCGCGGCGGCGATCGGCTGGGTGCGCGAGGCCATCGACGAGGTCGACGGCGAGGGGGTGGACGTCAGCATCGGCGCGATGATCGAGACGCCGAGCGCCGCGCTGCTCGCCGAGGAGATCGCCGGCGAGGCGCAGTTCCTGTCCTTCGGGACCAACGACCTGACCCAGATGACGCTCGGGTTCTCGCGGGACGATGTGGCCGGTCGGGTGGTGCAGCCGTACGTCGACCAGGGCCTGCTGCCCGTCGATCCGTTCCAGAGCGTGCACGAGGACACCGTCGGTCGCCTCGTGCGGTCCGCCGTGGCGTCGGGTCGCCGCGGACGGGAGGACGTCGACCTCGGGATCTGTGGCGAGCACGGCGGCGACCCGGACTCGATCCGTTTCTTCCACGACGTCGGGCTGGCGTACGTGTCCTGCTCACCGTTCCGGGTCCCCGTCGCCCGGCTCGCCGCGGCCCACGCCGCCCTCGCCGAACGGGACGACGATCGCTGAGGCGCGGCCGACGTCACCGGTACGGCTACCGGGTGCGGATCATCGGCTCGAACCGACGATCCGCACCCGGTCTCCGGCGGCGACCGCCCACGGTCCGATCCTGCCAGCTCGGCGTGACGACACGGGCAGGTGGCCCTGGCATCCCGGCGCTCGCCTCCTACGGTGGACCCTTCACCGCTCCCGATGCGAGGTCCCTCCCGTGGCCGTCTCCCACCTGACCGCTGCCGCCGTCGGCGCCGGCGCCGCACTGCTGACCGACCGACTCCGCGCTGCCGGTGCGCTGCGCACCGCCTCACTGGCTGGCTCGACCGTCGCCGCGCCGACCGCGGCGGCCTGGGTCACCGACTTCCTCAACGCCGTCTACTACGCCAAGGAGCCCGAGAACCGCCACCTCGACGATCTCCGGCTGGCCTTCACCGTGCTGACCACCTACTGGAACGAGCACGGATCGCAGCGCATCGGAGGCAGCGACGTGCTGCGCTTCCACCGCGCCTTCGGGACCGCCCGCCTGCGGGGGACCGGCGGCCGCACCGGGACCCTCGACCGTGCCGCGCTGCTCGCGGGCGGGGCCACGCTGTTCGGGCCCTGGTTCCCGGCTGCGGCCGAGGACCCGTCGCGGCTCGGCTGGGGGATCGCCTTCCCGAGCGTGGCGGCCAAGGCCGAGCACGACCCCGAGGTGCGGCTCGCGAGCGCCCAGGTCGGCCCGCTGACCCCGCCGAGGCGTCCCGTCGAGGAGCAGGTCTGGCACACCTACCCGCCGGTCGAGGTCCCCGACGCGGGGGCGACCGCGGCGGCCCTGCTCGCCGTCGAGCACTGGCCCGAGTACGCCAGCGAGCTCGGACGCTTCACACCGCTGCGGCGCCGCGGCCTCGACGGACAGACCTTCGAGATCGAGGTCGTCGGCTTCCCGAGCCCGAAGCTGCCGGTCTTCATCCGGGCCTACGTCACCGTCCAGGACCTCGTCACCGCGGATGCACCGGACGCGCTCGCGCGGTGGGTCGAGGAGGTCCGTGCCGGTTTCGCGTCACGCCCGGACGAGCTGAGCCCGATCCCCGACGATGCCGAGGTGCACGCCGGGTTCGATCTCGTCTGCCACGAGGGTCACTTCATGGGTGACGCCAAGAACCGCCTCGTGCTCTACAGCCAGGGCGGGCGCTCGTACGTCCGCGCCGCGGGCACCTGGGACCCCATGACCTGGCACCTCGCCGAGATGTACGACCGCGTCGGTCGTTGGTCCCAGCACGCGTTCTGGG
Protein-coding regions in this window:
- a CDS encoding extracellular solute-binding protein, giving the protein MEIRVLGPLGVVDAGRPVALGGRRQRSVLAGLVIHAGEAVSTDALIDLVWGDDPPATARKSLQTYVSRLRRILGDQRIEATLGGYLLRVAPEQLDARRFEVLADTGRQLAVSDPVAAWDRLTEALTLWRGAPLSDIGVDDSEVAAYAWRLGEARLAAIEDRFEVGLVLGRATHLIADLRAHVDAHPLRERAWGQLMLALYRSDRQAEALDAFQRCRQLLADELGIEPSEQLRRLHEQMLRHDPALAAAPTTGPVRSEDLGPVRNPYKGLRAFSETDTADYFGREALVADLLGRLDAGTRFLALVGPSGSGKSSVALAGLIPAVRESASGRARLAARMTPGTHPFAQLEAALTRAAQDAAAPVQVTGDDDLDLLRAVLTLVPDEHTDLLLVIDQFEELLTSTAPTDTAGRFLRNLREAVEDPHGQLVVVVTLRGDFYDTALRQPELAGLLVDGVVSVPPLTSAELQAAVVRPAQAVGLMVEPELVADLVAESARQPASLPLLQFVLTELTDHADGRTLTHTALQEAGGIQGTFARRAEARYSSLTDEGREAARRLMLRLVTLDEVGEATRRIALLDQLSLPDVADMATQEALETLVVGRLLAYDRDPVSGRATVEVAHEAVLREWPRCVRWIEEARADIRMTLELERAAQDWTAAGSSPDYLLTGSRLRLFEEWAEHTDLGTTSTAARFLAASLQRREEEERREAARVERERLLERRAVMRLRAGVGVLALLVAVTTALTLFAFRQAQEAERQRTAVIAATSESLVRQLSFAAVAEAGRDPELSLLLALHAVAVATVRDQALPTETVEALHWGLQELRVQYPVRDGQVLLLIGTEGPRGAYDLPVAELVQLAMGNVTRQLTAEECRTFLPGGECPEPLPHEPWADLPATTKTTEGSETLEGTTVRVVGLRTELDADLLRRELESFTAATGVQTIYTEDTNLDIRMAAGELGRGADVALIPQPGQIATEAAAGLLMDLGRYLDREQVVADYGLYLASLATIGHDGAFPSADGTLYALPLDVVVKSLIWYSPRRFAEAGYEVPATWDDLISLSDRIVADGDTPWCFAEESGDASGWPATDWIEHLLLAERGPEVYDAWVAREIPFQDVRVRTAFERLGQLMFTEGYVRGGPSAALTTPFWAGIQPLLDDPPGCWLHRQASSMALAFPPGTEVGHDISAFPISGFGSGLREAMIVGGESALVYTDRPEVRALVRYLASPDYGQAFVTHPGFLAANSQFDVARYPDEWRRVAAAEMLQARDRDRLRFDGSDLMPPWLGTKPFWAAMVDYIAGGPETLDGILERLDAIEDPGGGG
- a CDS encoding alpha/beta fold hydrolase, with protein sequence MPSTWNLSRSYDSEQGEIRWDVHGEGPPVVLVHGTPFSSFVWREVAAGLARRHTVYVWDLAGYGQSEQREGQDVSLAAQGRILARLLDHWDLDRPHLVAHDFGAAVALRAHLLEGARYSSLVLADAVALAPWGTGFFQLATEHAETFAALPDPVHEGLLRGYIGWAATRPLPADVLDRLVAPWTGPTGKAAFYRQIVQNDQRLTDEVEPRYDELADLPTLILWGERDAWLPIAQGRELHARIPGSRLRTFADANHLLQHDAPTEVTAELTAWLEEQATR
- a CDS encoding MerR family DNA-binding transcriptional regulator, encoding MSRSSAPPEGGRGEVTDVLIGELSERTGVSTRMLRYYEKEGLLVPRRAANGYRVYEEEDVEVVAGLRCLHDLGLDLRTSAELARLGCGLGAPPGSEDRGAVVRAIDAQLAAITSRRRELDAMAATLDDLRGQLTSQGV
- a CDS encoding B3/B4 domain-containing protein, which produces MTGSLETFLSTAEVHDAVFSLRPDYRAMLVVADGFDAGPSDAASEDALQAGEAAARAALRDRPVTEVPHVAAWREAYRAFGAKPQRTRNSLEAMMRRAEAGLPRINRLTDLYNAVSVLHQVPVGGEDLDRYRGAPRLVRATGEEPFDTVADGAAVVEHPEVGEVVWCDEAGVTCRRWNWRQATRTQLSEATTSALFILDALGPMSDEALDAATDDLTDRLTRLGPDVSVSSRLLAQ